Proteins encoded together in one Variovorax paradoxus EPS window:
- a CDS encoding polyhydroxyalkanoic acid system family protein, with amino-acid sequence MPDIHIERNHTLGIAGAREVARQWVQQVEQDYGLECTYTEGKTCDVARFSRPGIDGTVEVTADTFKLEATLGFLFSSFSEQIEQKISRNLDALLESPNGGTRFA; translated from the coding sequence GTGCCTGACATCCATATCGAGAGAAACCACACGCTGGGCATTGCCGGCGCCCGCGAAGTCGCGCGCCAATGGGTGCAGCAGGTCGAGCAGGACTACGGCCTGGAGTGCACCTACACCGAAGGCAAGACCTGCGACGTTGCCCGGTTCAGCCGCCCCGGCATCGACGGCACGGTCGAGGTGACGGCCGACACCTTCAAGCTCGAAGCGACGCTGGGCTTTTTGTTCAGCAGTTTCAGCGAGCAGATCGAGCAGAAGATCTCGCGCAACCTCGACGCGCTGCTCGAGTCGCCGAACGGCGGCACGCGCTTCGCGTGA